A region from the Tahibacter amnicola genome encodes:
- a CDS encoding methylmalonyl-CoA mutase family protein produces MSTPAKLVPAHDLSAEKGPLRFVTAASLFDGHDAAINIMRRLIQGQGAEVIHLGHNRSVEDVVRAALQEDADAIALSSYQGGHVEYFKYMVDMLRERGASHIRVFGGGGGTITPEEIAELQQYGVERIYHPNDGMHMGLVAMIEDVIRRARNGADARDTAMGRPSVEDEVSVGRVLSAIEEGELDETELARLRKEWQLAGAKVPVVGVTGTGGAGKSSVVDELLLRFLHAFPTMRIAVLAVDPTRRRSGGALLGDRIRMNSLRSPRVYMRSMATRRQHVATNAVLKDCIAFLKSLGYDMVIVETAGIGQSDSEIVDLVDFPTYVMTSDYGAASQLEKIDMLDFAELVVLNKFDRRGAEDALRDVRKQWKRNRVAFQLKDEDVPVYPTIASQFNDPGVSWMFVNLCRLLRDKLKLSAETWTPALDTSLREPRATVLIPGQRVRYLAEIAEQGRGINSDIELQADAASKAQSVYHALRELADPRLPRELDLYAPEDVAPGVREGEERSVILLRQRYNEAVKSLSAEAVTLLREWPARYRSVTDEVNEYQVRGKTIRVENYVESLSHQKIPKVAAPTCRDWGDLLKFLMRENLPGEYPYTGGVYPYRRTGEDPIRMFAGEGTPERTNRRFHYLSVGQKAARLSTAFDSVTLYGEDPAPRPDIYGKIGNSGVSIATLDDMKKLYSGFDLCAASTSVSMTINGPAPIILAMFMNTAIDQQVEKYLRADTARWEAAREKISELFRDGERPSYSGMMPEGNDGLGLGLLGVTGDQVVDAETYAAIRAETLATVRGTVQADILKEDQAQNTCIFSTEFALRMMGDIQQFFVDRKVRNFYSVSISGYHIAEAGANPISQLAFTLSNGFTIVEYYLARGMHIDDFAPNLSFFFSNGMDPEYTVIGRVARRIWARAMRERYGASARSQMMKYHIQTSGRSLHAQEIQFNDIRTTLQALYALFDNCNSLHTNAYDEAITTPTEESVRRAVAIQLIINRELGLNFNENPWQGSFIIEALTDIVEEAVYKEFEAISERGGVLGAMDTMYQRSKIQEESLYYEHKKHDGSLPLIGVNTFLPRDHGGEIATTIELIRSTEEEKRQQIDNVRRYQENRNRFAGSTAGALGALQQTARDRRNIFEALMEAVKYNSLGQISHALYDVGGEYRRNM; encoded by the coding sequence ATGAGCACTCCTGCCAAGCTGGTTCCTGCGCACGACCTGTCTGCCGAAAAGGGTCCCCTTCGCTTCGTCACGGCGGCCAGTCTCTTCGATGGTCACGATGCGGCCATCAACATCATGCGCCGCCTGATCCAGGGGCAGGGCGCCGAGGTGATCCACCTGGGTCACAACCGCTCGGTGGAGGACGTGGTTCGCGCCGCGCTGCAGGAAGATGCCGACGCCATCGCCTTGTCCTCGTACCAGGGCGGGCATGTCGAGTACTTCAAGTACATGGTCGACATGCTGCGCGAACGGGGGGCATCGCATATCCGTGTGTTCGGTGGCGGCGGCGGGACGATCACGCCGGAGGAGATCGCCGAGCTGCAGCAGTACGGTGTCGAGCGCATCTACCACCCCAACGACGGCATGCACATGGGACTGGTGGCGATGATCGAGGATGTCATCCGCCGTGCCCGCAACGGTGCCGATGCGCGCGATACGGCGATGGGCCGGCCCAGCGTCGAGGACGAAGTCTCCGTCGGCCGCGTGCTCAGCGCGATCGAAGAGGGCGAGCTCGACGAAACCGAGCTGGCGCGCCTGCGCAAGGAATGGCAACTGGCGGGCGCCAAGGTGCCCGTGGTCGGCGTGACCGGCACCGGCGGCGCCGGCAAGTCCAGCGTCGTGGACGAATTGCTGCTGCGGTTCCTGCACGCGTTTCCCACGATGCGGATCGCGGTGCTGGCTGTCGACCCGACGCGTCGCCGCTCCGGCGGTGCGCTGCTGGGTGACCGCATCCGCATGAATTCGCTGCGCAGTCCGCGTGTGTACATGCGCTCGATGGCAACGCGCCGCCAGCACGTGGCCACGAATGCGGTCCTCAAGGATTGCATCGCGTTCCTGAAATCGCTGGGCTACGACATGGTGATCGTCGAAACCGCCGGCATCGGCCAGAGCGATTCGGAAATCGTCGACCTGGTCGACTTCCCGACCTATGTGATGACCAGCGACTACGGCGCCGCCAGTCAGCTGGAAAAGATCGACATGCTCGACTTCGCCGAGCTGGTCGTGCTGAACAAGTTCGACCGCCGCGGCGCGGAAGATGCGCTGCGCGACGTGCGCAAGCAGTGGAAACGCAACCGGGTCGCTTTCCAGCTCAAGGACGAGGATGTCCCGGTATACCCCACGATCGCCAGCCAGTTCAACGACCCGGGCGTATCCTGGATGTTCGTGAACCTGTGCCGCCTGCTGCGCGACAAGCTCAAGCTGTCTGCGGAAACCTGGACACCGGCCCTCGACACGAGCCTCAGGGAGCCCCGCGCCACCGTGCTGATTCCCGGGCAACGCGTGCGGTACCTCGCCGAGATCGCCGAACAAGGGCGTGGCATCAATTCCGATATCGAGCTCCAGGCCGACGCCGCGTCCAAGGCGCAGAGCGTCTATCACGCTCTGCGCGAACTGGCGGACCCCAGGCTGCCGCGCGAGCTGGACCTGTACGCGCCGGAAGACGTCGCGCCCGGCGTGCGCGAGGGAGAAGAGCGTTCCGTCATCCTGCTGCGCCAGCGCTACAACGAAGCGGTGAAGTCGCTGTCGGCCGAGGCAGTGACCCTGTTGCGCGAGTGGCCGGCACGCTACCGCTCGGTGACGGACGAGGTCAATGAATACCAGGTGCGCGGCAAGACCATTCGCGTCGAGAACTACGTCGAATCCCTGTCGCACCAGAAGATCCCGAAAGTCGCGGCACCGACCTGCCGTGACTGGGGCGACCTGCTGAAATTCCTGATGCGCGAGAACCTGCCCGGTGAGTATCCGTACACCGGCGGCGTCTACCCCTATCGCCGCACGGGCGAGGATCCGATCCGCATGTTCGCCGGCGAAGGAACGCCGGAAAGAACCAATCGCCGATTCCACTACCTGTCGGTGGGCCAGAAGGCGGCACGCCTGTCCACCGCCTTCGATTCCGTCACCCTCTATGGCGAAGACCCCGCGCCGCGCCCGGACATCTACGGCAAGATCGGCAACTCCGGCGTGTCCATTGCGACGCTAGACGACATGAAGAAGCTGTATTCCGGCTTCGACCTGTGCGCCGCTTCCACCTCCGTGTCGATGACGATCAACGGGCCGGCGCCAATCATCCTGGCGATGTTCATGAACACCGCCATCGACCAGCAGGTGGAAAAATACCTGCGCGCCGACACGGCCCGCTGGGAGGCCGCACGCGAGAAGATCAGCGAATTGTTCCGTGACGGCGAGCGCCCGAGCTATTCGGGCATGATGCCCGAAGGCAATGACGGGCTTGGCCTGGGCCTGCTGGGCGTGACCGGCGACCAGGTCGTCGATGCCGAAACCTACGCGGCGATCCGCGCCGAGACGCTGGCCACGGTGCGCGGTACCGTGCAAGCAGACATCCTCAAGGAAGATCAGGCTCAGAACACCTGCATTTTCTCCACCGAGTTCGCCCTGCGCATGATGGGCGATATCCAGCAATTCTTCGTCGATCGCAAAGTCCGCAATTTCTATTCCGTCTCCATTTCCGGCTACCACATCGCCGAGGCCGGCGCGAATCCGATTTCCCAGCTGGCGTTCACGCTGTCCAACGGATTCACGATCGTCGAGTACTACCTGGCGCGCGGGATGCACATTGACGACTTCGCACCGAACCTGTCGTTCTTCTTCTCCAACGGCATGGATCCGGAATACACGGTCATCGGCCGCGTCGCCCGCCGCATCTGGGCCCGTGCAATGCGTGAACGCTATGGCGCCAGCGCGCGCAGCCAGATGATGAAGTACCACATCCAGACTTCAGGCCGTTCGCTGCATGCGCAGGAAATCCAGTTCAACGATATCCGCACGACCCTGCAAGCCCTGTACGCGCTGTTCGATAACTGCAATTCGCTGCACACCAACGCCTACGATGAAGCGATCACCACGCCCACGGAGGAGAGTGTGCGCCGCGCGGTGGCGATCCAGCTCATCATCAATCGCGAACTGGGGCTCAATTTCAACGAAAACCCCTGGCAGGGCAGCTTCATCATCGAAGCGCTGACCGACATCGTCGAAGAGGCTGTCTACAAGGAGTTCGAGGCGATCAGCGAGCGCGGCGGCGTGCTGGGCGCCATGGACACCATGTACCAGCGCTCCAAGATCCAGGAAGAAAGCCTGTACTACGAACACAAGAAGCATGACGGAAGCCTGCCGCTGATCGGCGTGAATACCTTTCTGCCGCGTGACCATGGCGGCGAGATCGCCACGACCATCGAGCTCATCCGGTCCACCGAAGAGGAAAAGCGCCAGCAGATCGATAACGTCCGCCGGTATCAGGAAAACCGGAACCGCTTCGCTGGCAGCACGGCGGGCGCGCTTGGCGCGCTGCAGCAGACGGCGCGCGATCGTCGCAATATCTTCGAGGCGCTGATGGAGGCGGTGAAGTACAACTCCCTGGGCCAGATCAGCCACGCCCTGTACGACGTCGGCGGCGAGTATCGCCGCAACATGTGA